In Limibacillus sp., a genomic segment contains:
- the gluQRS gene encoding tRNA glutamyl-Q(34) synthetase GluQRS: MTETTRFAPSPTGLLHIGHAYSALFAARAAGEAGRFLLRIEDIDQGRCRPEFEAAILEDLAWLGLRWEEPLLRQSDRLPLYGQALDRLSGDGLLYPCFCTRKEILAEIEAAGGAPQGPEGPLYPGTCRQLDKAEAAERLAAGEAHALRLDMAAAARRAGPLTWTDLERGEQRAQPELLGDVVLSRKDAPGSYHLAVTLDDAAQGVTLVTRGEDLIPATSVHRLLQKLLDLPVPRWRHHGLLTDAEGKRFAKRDSAKTLRDLREAGRSPAEVRALAGWPD; encoded by the coding sequence ATGACCGAAACCACGCGCTTTGCGCCCTCCCCCACCGGCCTGCTCCATATCGGCCACGCCTACTCCGCGCTCTTCGCCGCGCGGGCGGCGGGCGAGGCCGGGCGCTTCCTGCTGCGCATCGAAGACATCGACCAGGGGCGCTGCCGGCCAGAGTTCGAAGCGGCGATCCTGGAGGACCTGGCCTGGCTGGGCTTGCGGTGGGAGGAACCGCTGCTGCGCCAGTCCGACCGTCTGCCGCTCTATGGCCAGGCGCTCGACCGGCTGTCGGGCGACGGTCTGCTCTACCCCTGCTTTTGCACCCGCAAGGAAATCCTGGCGGAGATCGAGGCCGCCGGCGGCGCGCCGCAGGGGCCCGAGGGTCCGCTCTATCCCGGCACCTGCCGCCAGCTCGACAAGGCCGAGGCCGCGGAGAGGCTTGCCGCCGGAGAGGCCCACGCCCTGCGCCTGGACATGGCCGCGGCGGCAAGGCGCGCGGGCCCCCTCACCTGGACCGATCTGGAGCGTGGCGAGCAGCGCGCCCAACCAGAACTGCTGGGCGATGTCGTGCTGTCCCGGAAGGACGCCCCCGGCAGCTACCACCTCGCCGTCACTCTGGACGACGCCGCCCAGGGCGTGACCCTGGTGACCCGGGGGGAGGACCTGATACCCGCCACGTCTGTCCACCGCTTGCTTCAGAAGCTCTTGGACCTTCCGGTGCCGCGCTGGCGGCACCACGGACTGCTGACCGATGCCGAGGGGAAGCGCTTCGCAAAGCGCGACAGCGCCAAGACCCTGCGTGATCTGCGCGAGGCGGGCCGCAGTCCCGCCGAGGTGCGCGCCCTCGCCGGTTGGCCGGACTAG
- a CDS encoding adenylate/guanylate cyclase domain-containing protein: MGRRLAAVLAADMVGFSRLMERDEGGTIARQKHYRESLIDPKIAQYGGRIVKTTGDGLLVEFPSAVDAVLCAAEVQQAMRSNEQDEPPETRIQYRVGVNVGDIVIQEDDILGDGVNVAARLEGLAEPGGLCISDVVHQYLQGKSDLGFTDLGMQSLKNLERQVRAWSWQPGQGKTQAPEVSAAKEKPSIAVLALDNMSGDREEDFLADGISEDLITALSKVRWLMVIARNSTFTYKGQAVDVKQVGRELGVRYVLEGSVRKAGNRVRVTVQLLDALTSHHVWAERYDREITDIFELQDEICQTIVGSLEPELSAAERERVRTKSPDSLDAWETYQRGLYHMWNYDLEGHPKARKFLEKATQLDPNFAPAHAYLSYVHYQSVIMGWAEDSQAALASGYALAQRALKIDDKDPLPYFASGRILMMRGEHDASIAALRRSIYLNPSFAQAHHGLGMALVLAGELEEAKQALEMAERLSPLDPILWASTVVHALADVLSGDTAQALEWAQKTLRNPRAKGYWPHAVYAAALVQAGRLEEAKSAVQDAVRELPGLSVDYLVTTLQTKHPGGLDPYVNNLRKAGLPE, encoded by the coding sequence ATGGGACGTCGTCTTGCAGCGGTATTGGCCGCTGACATGGTGGGCTTCAGCCGCCTGATGGAGCGTGACGAAGGCGGCACCATCGCGCGCCAGAAGCACTACCGCGAATCCCTGATCGATCCCAAGATCGCGCAGTACGGCGGCCGCATCGTGAAGACTACCGGCGACGGTCTTCTGGTGGAGTTCCCGAGTGCCGTAGACGCCGTCCTCTGCGCCGCTGAGGTGCAGCAGGCCATGCGCAGCAACGAGCAGGACGAGCCGCCGGAAACGCGCATCCAGTACCGCGTCGGGGTCAATGTCGGCGACATCGTGATCCAGGAGGACGATATCCTGGGCGACGGCGTCAACGTGGCCGCCCGTCTTGAAGGCCTGGCCGAACCCGGCGGCCTTTGCATCTCCGACGTCGTGCATCAGTACCTCCAGGGAAAAAGCGATCTGGGCTTCACGGACCTGGGCATGCAGTCCCTGAAGAACCTTGAGCGCCAAGTCCGCGCCTGGAGTTGGCAACCCGGTCAAGGCAAGACGCAGGCACCCGAAGTATCCGCAGCGAAGGAAAAGCCCTCCATCGCCGTTCTGGCGCTGGACAACATGTCAGGCGACCGGGAAGAGGACTTCCTCGCCGACGGCATCAGCGAGGACCTGATCACCGCGCTTTCCAAGGTGCGCTGGCTGATGGTGATCGCGCGCAACAGCACCTTCACCTACAAGGGCCAGGCGGTCGACGTGAAGCAGGTCGGGCGCGAACTGGGGGTGCGCTACGTGTTGGAAGGCAGCGTCCGCAAGGCGGGCAACCGGGTCCGGGTGACGGTGCAGCTTCTGGACGCCCTTACCAGCCACCACGTCTGGGCGGAGCGTTATGACCGGGAGATCACCGACATTTTCGAACTCCAGGACGAGATCTGCCAGACCATCGTCGGGTCGCTGGAACCGGAGCTCTCGGCGGCGGAGCGCGAGCGGGTGCGCACGAAATCACCCGACAGCCTGGACGCCTGGGAGACCTATCAGCGCGGGCTCTACCACATGTGGAACTACGACCTGGAAGGCCATCCAAAGGCGCGGAAGTTCCTGGAGAAGGCGACGCAGCTGGATCCGAACTTCGCCCCCGCGCACGCCTACCTCTCCTATGTCCACTATCAGAGCGTGATCATGGGCTGGGCGGAGGACTCGCAGGCGGCTCTGGCGTCCGGCTACGCCTTGGCGCAGCGCGCGCTCAAGATCGACGACAAGGACCCGCTGCCCTACTTCGCGAGCGGTCGCATCCTCATGATGCGCGGGGAGCACGACGCCTCGATCGCCGCTTTGCGGCGTTCGATCTACCTGAACCCCAGTTTTGCTCAAGCCCATCACGGATTGGGCATGGCGCTGGTCCTGGCCGGCGAACTGGAGGAAGCAAAGCAGGCCCTGGAGATGGCCGAACGCCTGAGCCCCCTCGACCCCATCCTCTGGGCCTCCACGGTGGTGCATGCGCTCGCCGACGTGCTCAGCGGGGATACCGCCCAGGCGCTGGAATGGGCGCAGAAGACGCTGCGCAATCCCCGCGCCAAGGGCTACTGGCCCCATGCGGTCTACGCCGCGGCCCTGGTCCAGGCGGGCCGTCTGGAGGAGGCGAAGAGCGCCGTGCAGGACGCGGTCCGCGAACTGCCGGGCCTCTCGGTCGACTATCTCGTCACCACCCTTCAGACCAAGCATCCGGGTGGACTGGATCCCTATGTCAATAACCTCCGCAAGGCCGGCCTTCCGGAATGA
- a CDS encoding dienelactone hydrolase family protein, with translation MAEETLEGPRQEPKSGGPAKALVVLLHGWGADGNDLIGLAPLLGQVLPDAAFVAPNAPDPCEMNPAGRQWFSLQDRTPAEMEAGAAAVAPKIDAYIDKEMKHYGLTADKVVLLGFSQGTMMALYVGPRREEQLACILGYSGALLAPDAMAEAVKSKPPVLLIHGEDDPVVPAAALTAAAQALLHMDFEVYSDLRPGVQHSIDEEGLKLGCAFLYRQLIGEIPKEA, from the coding sequence ATGGCGGAAGAGACACTCGAAGGCCCGCGTCAGGAACCCAAGTCCGGCGGACCGGCCAAGGCGCTGGTCGTGCTGCTGCACGGCTGGGGCGCGGACGGCAACGATCTGATCGGGCTCGCGCCGCTTCTGGGGCAGGTGCTGCCCGATGCCGCCTTCGTCGCGCCCAACGCCCCGGACCCCTGCGAGATGAACCCGGCGGGCCGTCAGTGGTTCTCGCTCCAGGACCGCACGCCAGCCGAGATGGAGGCGGGCGCCGCCGCCGTCGCCCCCAAGATCGACGCCTACATCGACAAGGAGATGAAGCACTACGGCCTGACCGCCGACAAGGTGGTGCTGCTGGGCTTCAGCCAGGGCACCATGATGGCGCTCTACGTCGGCCCGCGCCGCGAGGAGCAGTTGGCCTGTATCCTGGGATATTCCGGGGCGCTGCTGGCGCCCGACGCCATGGCCGAAGCGGTCAAGAGCAAGCCGCCGGTGCTGCTGATCCATGGCGAGGACGACCCGGTGGTGCCGGCCGCCGCCCTGACGGCTGCCGCCCAGGCGCTTCTCCACATGGACTTCGAGGTCTATTCCGACCTGCGGCCCGGCGTGCAGCACTCCATCGACGAGGAAGGGCTGAAGCTCGGCTGCGCCTTTCTCTACCGTCAGCTCATCGGAGAGATTCCGAAGGAGGCCTGA
- a CDS encoding DNA-3-methyladenine glycosylase 2 family protein has protein sequence MSAAPAKPPAPAKPDQTLRPALEALASADPLFAEAYERCGLPPERGHPPGFDGLVRIIAAQQVSAGAARAIVARLAERFPALTPEAALSAGPEGLRACGLSRPKVAYCLGLAEASQTGALDFAALERMEDEEAISALVSAKGVGRWTAEVYLLFSLKRPDVFPGGDLALQAGVQRLLNLTERPGPEAAAEVAAARWRPHRSAAARFLWHYYHHEAGF, from the coding sequence ATGAGCGCCGCCCCGGCAAAGCCCCCCGCCCCGGCAAAGCCCGACCAGACCCTGCGTCCGGCGCTGGAGGCGCTCGCCTCGGCCGACCCGCTCTTCGCCGAGGCCTATGAGCGTTGCGGCCTGCCGCCTGAGCGGGGGCATCCGCCGGGCTTCGACGGCCTGGTGCGGATCATCGCCGCTCAACAGGTTTCAGCCGGGGCCGCGCGAGCCATCGTGGCGCGGCTCGCCGAGCGTTTTCCTGCGCTGACGCCGGAGGCCGCGCTGTCGGCAGGCCCGGAGGGCTTGCGCGCCTGCGGCCTCTCACGCCCCAAGGTCGCCTATTGCCTGGGTCTGGCCGAGGCGAGCCAAACCGGCGCGCTGGACTTCGCGGCGCTGGAGCGGATGGAGGACGAGGAAGCGATTTCCGCGCTCGTTTCGGCAAAGGGGGTCGGGCGTTGGACGGCGGAGGTCTATCTGCTGTTCAGCCTGAAGCGCCCGGATGTCTTCCCGGGCGGCGATCTCGCCCTGCAGGCGGGCGTGCAGCGGCTCCTGAACTTGACGGAGCGGCCCGGTCCCGAAGCGGCGGCTGAGGTCGCCGCGGCGCGCTGGCGGCCGCACCGCTCGGCGGCGGCGCGTTTCCTCTGGCACTACTATCACCACGAGGCGGGTTTCTAA
- a CDS encoding nucleoside deaminase has product MKARADHMESALEEARAAAEAGEVPVGAVLVDSVSGEVLARAHNRVERDHDPTAHAELLAIREAARKLGEARLTSADLYVTLEPCAMCAQAIAFARLRRVYFGAYDPKGGGVEHGARIFSQPTCHHRPEEVLGGLKERAASELLQGFFKARR; this is encoded by the coding sequence ATGAAGGCCAGGGCCGATCATATGGAAAGCGCGCTGGAAGAAGCGCGGGCCGCCGCCGAGGCGGGCGAGGTGCCGGTCGGCGCCGTCCTGGTGGATTCGGTCAGCGGCGAGGTGCTGGCGCGCGCCCACAACCGGGTCGAGCGGGACCATGATCCCACTGCCCATGCCGAGCTTCTTGCGATCCGCGAGGCCGCGCGGAAGCTGGGCGAGGCGCGCCTGACATCGGCGGACCTCTACGTCACGCTGGAGCCTTGCGCCATGTGCGCCCAGGCCATCGCCTTCGCGCGGCTGCGCCGGGTCTACTTCGGCGCCTACGACCCCAAGGGCGGGGGCGTCGAGCACGGCGCGCGGATCTTCAGCCAGCCGACCTGTCACCATAGGCCCGAAGAGGTCCTGGGCGGCCTGAAGGAGCGGGCCGCCAGCGAGCTGCTTCAGGGTTTCTTCAAGGCGCGGCGCTAG